From Candidatus Nanohalococcus occultus:
GAAAATGGAAGACTTAAAAGACTGAACCGAAGGAATTGAAAGCCTTTTTTAGCTTCACCTCTCTAACCGTTCAACAAGGCGATGAAAGCCGGACACCGGTCGAGCCTCAAAACAGAGAACTGCGTTCAGCTTGTCTGAACGCTCTCTGAAGATCAAACTCTGGAAGCTCAGAGAGCTTCTAGTCGCAGAAAATCTCTGATTTTCGAGTCCAGAAGTTTGTGGTCCACTAGCTCAGGGGTCAGAGCGCCGTCCTTATACGGACGTAACACCACAGAGAGTGTTTCGCCTTTAGTTAGGCGGTGGTCCCGGGTTCGAACCCCGGGTGGACCATTACATCTCTCTAAGCCGTTTAATCCTCTCTTCTATCGGTGGATGTGTTGACATCAGAGACTTTCCGGAGCCAAACGGATTCGAAAAGTACAGATGGGAGACTGCTTTGTTGACTTCCATCTTCGAGTGCTGGTTCGATATTTTCTCCAAGGCATCTGCGAGTCCGTCCGGGTACCGGGTCATTTTTGCTCCTGAGGCATCGGCCAGGTACTCTCTTTTACGTGACATCGCGAGTTGAACCATCCGGGCTGATATCGGCGCCAGGATTGCGAGGGCTATACCGACTCCGATCGCCCATGGCGGGGCCTCATCGTCTCCACCGAAGAACATGCTGTGTAACAGTATTTCGCTCAAGATGCTGATCATTCCTATCAAGGCGACCGCTACCGTCATGAAAAGTATGTCGTGGTTCTTGATATGTGCGAGTTCGTGGGCTAGTACGCCTTCCAGCTCGTCTTTTTCCAGTTTTTCCAGTGCGCCTTTTGTTACACAAACTTTCCCGTCCTCCGGTTTACGGCCGGTGGCAAACGCGTTGATCTCCTTTTTCTCCTGTACGTAAAGTTCAGGCATCGGAGTTCCCGAGGAAATCGATAAGCCCTCCATCAAATCGTATAGCTGCTTGTACTTTTCTTCATCGGCTTTCT
This genomic window contains:
- a CDS encoding M48 family metallopeptidase, whose protein sequence is MMLEDQITWNRRKSYLLLFFVPLILLALIFVSGRIFVPRASPFLILAAGSGISVLYVLYSYFRSDEMILRVVGAQKADEEKYKQLYDLMEGLSISSGTPMPELYVQEKKEINAFATGRKPEDGKVCVTKGALEKLEKDELEGVLAHELAHIKNHDILFMTVAVALIGMISILSEILLHSMFFGGDDEAPPWAIGVGIALAILAPISARMVQLAMSRKREYLADASGAKMTRYPDGLADALEKISNQHSKMEVNKAVSHLYFSNPFGSGKSLMSTHPPIEERIKRLREM